Proteins from a genomic interval of Endomicrobiales bacterium:
- the lpxI gene encoding UDP-2,3-diacylglucosamine diphosphatase LpxI (LpxI, functionally equivalent to LpxH, replaces it in LPS biosynthesis in a minority of bacteria.) has translation MDRVGIIAGNGRFPIILAKEITKKGDIPVIAALKEEADPQLEILCQSFQWLALGKLQQIINYFKAENVTNVIMAGQVKHRQLFAGLSLDLRAIKLLAGLVNKKADSILSAVANELQKDGITLLPSHTYLQQLLATKGQLSGERISKEEMIDAEFGFNIAKQTGAIDIGQTVVVKDKTIVAVEAMEGTDECIKRAASLAGEGFVVVKVSKPNQDMRFDIPVIGINTIKTLSETKAGIIVIEAGATLMIDKEEVIAMANEKGIKIYAL, from the coding sequence ATGGATAGAGTTGGTATAATTGCCGGAAATGGCAGATTCCCTATTATTCTCGCAAAAGAAATAACTAAAAAAGGCGATATACCTGTTATTGCCGCCCTTAAAGAAGAAGCCGACCCACAGCTTGAAATTCTTTGCCAGTCGTTTCAATGGCTGGCGCTTGGCAAACTTCAACAAATAATCAATTACTTTAAAGCTGAAAATGTAACAAATGTTATAATGGCCGGGCAGGTAAAGCATCGCCAGCTTTTTGCGGGCCTGTCACTTGATTTACGCGCCATCAAACTTCTTGCAGGCCTTGTAAACAAAAAGGCCGACTCAATACTTTCCGCCGTTGCAAATGAACTTCAAAAAGACGGTATAACTCTTCTGCCATCACACACATATCTCCAGCAATTGCTTGCCACAAAAGGTCAACTTAGCGGCGAAAGAATATCAAAAGAAGAAATGATAGATGCTGAGTTTGGTTTTAATATTGCAAAACAGACAGGGGCCATTGATATTGGGCAGACTGTTGTTGTTAAAGATAAAACAATTGTGGCTGTAGAGGCCATGGAAGGCACCGATGAGTGCATAAAAAGAGCCGCATCATTAGCAGGTGAAGGATTCGTAGTTGTAAAAGTTTCCAAGCCCAATCAGGATATGCGTTTTGACATACCTGTAATAGGCATTAACACAATAAAAACTTTATCTGAGACAAAAGCAGGCATAATAGTCATAGAAGCAGGCGCAACACTTATGATAGACAAAGAAGAAGTTATTGCAATGGCTAATGAAAAAGGGATAAAAATTTACGCATTATGA
- a CDS encoding Gfo/Idh/MocA family oxidoreductase produces the protein MKIKTAVIGVGSLGKHHARILSTHPMSELIGVVDADKKRAEAIAKDCNCAYYENYSSILSTAQAVVIAVPTPFHYKIAKDLISAGIHCLVEKPFTETVEEAEELITLARDKNIVVQVGLVERFNPAIAAALPYITNPRFVEVNRLGPYDPRTSHIGVVLDLMIHDIDILLYMLKDKVVGLDAYGAKVLSDNEDIVKVRLKFSKGCVADISASRVSLERFRKIRVFQNDSYISVDYIGRTLKIYKKKKEKITSLLDIDVIKPKIEQGEPLYFELTNFLQSAIEGKKPLVTGEHGRDALEIALEIRKNIKF, from the coding sequence ATGAAAATTAAAACAGCGGTAATAGGTGTTGGCTCGTTAGGTAAGCACCATGCCAGAATACTTTCAACGCACCCGATGTCTGAGCTAATAGGTGTTGTTGATGCAGATAAAAAACGCGCAGAGGCAATAGCTAAAGATTGTAATTGCGCGTACTATGAAAATTACTCGTCAATACTTTCAACTGCTCAAGCGGTTGTTATCGCAGTTCCAACGCCGTTTCACTATAAAATCGCTAAAGATTTAATATCCGCAGGAATTCACTGCCTTGTAGAAAAACCATTCACCGAAACTGTTGAAGAAGCTGAGGAGTTAATTACCTTGGCAAGAGACAAAAATATAGTTGTGCAAGTTGGCCTTGTGGAACGCTTTAACCCTGCAATTGCCGCGGCATTGCCATACATAACAAATCCTCGTTTTGTTGAAGTTAACCGCCTTGGGCCTTACGACCCAAGAACCTCTCACATAGGTGTTGTTTTGGACTTAATGATACACGACATAGACATATTATTGTATATGTTAAAAGATAAGGTTGTGGGTTTAGACGCTTATGGGGCAAAAGTTCTTTCCGATAATGAAGATATTGTAAAAGTGCGCTTAAAATTTTCAAAGGGCTGTGTTGCGGATATATCGGCAAGCAGGGTATCACTTGAAAGGTTTCGTAAAATAAGGGTTTTTCAAAATGACTCATATATCTCTGTTGATTATATTGGCAGAACATTAAAGATTTATAAAAAGAAAAAAGAAAAAATAACCTCGTTGTTGGATATAGATGTAATAAAGCCGAAAATAGAACAAGGCGAGCCGCTTTACTTTGAGCTTACAAACTTTTTGCAATCGGCAATTGAAGGCAAAAAACCATTGGTAACAGGTGAGCACGGCCGTGATGCTCTTGAAATTGCCTTGGAAATTAGAAAAAACATAAAGTTTTAA